One stretch of Oncorhynchus clarkii lewisi isolate Uvic-CL-2024 chromosome 3, UVic_Ocla_1.0, whole genome shotgun sequence DNA includes these proteins:
- the LOC139384937 gene encoding uncharacterized protein: MDPTEASLSSKETTSFNEGRGGDVTQPEEVVEQWRNGGEEERQREVEREAGVTDGLTLAAETTTNHRVSADQRRFNTVGYHRKLKHKVVADYTTVSKGASGSFKPRAALRQVLFSQGATDKSPMPEGAGQLDALKRTLEAFPVPVCLNWSLGGERTGATLENNWTDIVHNHSMMCKTQRHQQEVLWELVHTELTYINKLTVVTDLVMAALTNLHQHGFLLEVAPESLFSNLPSILSAHRLFWQEVMYPMLQEVRRTGKPFDPLGLEAGCLQFPERFSTYLHYCCKEESTVDITSKLTDTNLHFHTYLMWVETHPQCERMRLGDMQAKPIQRITKYPLLLKAVLKTTQAPHTQHTLRGMLACVNGFLDSINDYLRLKDDEQALSLSAQKIEGYDVMEGMNEEIDKHVREFCSFDLTCPVRGVGPGVIRKLLLEETLKIRGRKDHKLEVTALLFSDVLLVTKVQKKAERLKVVRPPLALDRTRCDTLKDGCSFVVVEVSVLGCAANVYTFSTSSPDSCSTWIFTIHKAQETLQGLRETEASRRLQTKQRDLQLQEQATPPTEPKMTIEESIDQLPDQSEAQIPFSLEVKPVEELLIQSVNGTLVSIATEAEQPTQEPVHYKDAMLPGQPRKLSDIHNQSFAGGVMKKGQGGGRVMDEVMMSEARVSEIGDINQWEEGIESRGIKERRVTWTHSRPSNSLPRVATETFQPKPNGPHNLLLGGYPNIDHDIGYPRHQSSTFPLSPCRENNEKVSITISPMESQGFLSQGGRATSTRRNSAPQSVEQQAMRNSWLTQSGEEALVESRRFSRKLNSPRLRRRRPINIEQTAVPQMSQSGSDSSGMAQSEPHTNSSSNSDSDCNQKLRGSYPHNSGSSGQSSDSHLVLKLGSLKMNGGVFWDMPAERESSPEPYAFSRPELPKDIPEEKENTPKSPKLKTQRSTSIPDISFQGGYNYLLTSAKPSNARIAHSPPPGLDPYLHPSPLESILNRAKERRKDRGRREGLGKSPTFRTWALPPSPSFSTTTSQSPSEGDRETEWEEVELVRRLAPRWIEERVDGDEEKKSSPAFPDGTSVDWAGWCFEADEVLDQLTPEDSCVGVDEEWWEAAEVGLSQTLTLRDFQRIGTHEDGTISQV; the protein is encoded by the exons ATGGATCCAACCGAAGCCAG CCTTTCCTCAAAAGAAACAACGTCTTTCAATGAAGGAAGGGGAGGTGATGTGACTCAGCCAGAGGAAGTGGTGGAgcagtggaggaatggaggagaggaagagagacagagggaggtggagagagaggcggGTGTGACAGATGGACTAACTCTGGCTGCAGAGACAACTACCaaccacagggtgtcagcagacCAACGCAGATTCAATACTGTGGGATACCAT AGGAAGCTGAAGCATAAAGTGGTGGCAGACTATACCACGGTGAGTAAGGGAGCGTCTGGAAGTTTCAAACCCCGAGCAGCACTGAGACAGGTCCTGTTCAGCCAGGGAGCGACTGACAAGAGCCCCATGCCTGAG ggCGCAGGGCAGTTGGATGCTCTGAAGCGGACTCTGGAGGCGTTCCCAGTACCAGTGTGTCTGAACTGGAGCTTGgggggggagaggacaggagccACACTGGAGAACAACTGGACTGATATAGTACACAATCACTCG atGATGTGTAAGACCCAGAGGCACCAACAGGAGGTGCTGTGGGAGTTGGTCCATACTGAGCTCACCTACATCAACAAGCTCACTGTTGTCACTGAC TTGGTGATGGCAGCTCTTACCAACCTGCACCAGCATGGATTCCTCTTAGAG GTGGCACCTGAGAGCCTCTTCTCCAACCTTCCCTCCATCCTCAGCGCCCACCGGCTCTTCTGGCAGGAAGTGATGTATCCCATGTTACAGGAAGTCCGCAGGACGGGGAAGCCCTTTGACCCCCTGGGGTTAGAGGCAGGATGCCTGCAG TTCCCTGAGCGTTTCTCCACCTATCTGCACTACTGTTGTAAGGAGGAGAGCACAGTGGACATTACGAGCAAACTGACAGACACCAACCTGCACTTCCACACCTACTTAATG TGGGTGGAGACACACCCCCAGTGTGAGCGGATGCGTCTGGGAGATATGCAGGCCAAACCCATCCAGAGGATCACCAAGTACCCCCTGCTGCTGAAGGCTGTCCTCAAGACCACCCAGGCTCCCCACACTCAGCACACACTCAGGGGCATG ttggCTTGTGTTAATGGGTTTCTGGACAGCATCAATGACTACTTGAGGCTTAAGGATGATGAGCAGGCCCTCTCGCTTTCCGCCCAGAAGATAGAGGGATATGACGTGATGGAGGGGATGAATGAGGAAATCGACAAG CATGTCAGAGAGTTCTGCAGTTTTGATTTGACGTGCCCTGTCAGAGGGGTGGGTCCTGGTGTCATACGCAAGCTGCTATTGGAGGAGACCCTGAAGATCAGAGGAAGGAAGGATCACAAG CTGGAGGTGACAGCCCTGCTCTTCTCTGACGTGCTGCTGGTGACCAAGGTCCAGAAGAAGGCAGAGAGACTGAAGGTAGTTCGCCCCCCACTGGCTCTGGATAGAACACGCTGTGACACACTGAAAGATGGCT gttcgtttgtggtggtggaggtgagtgTTCTGGGCTGTGCGGCGAATGTCTACACCTTTTCCACCTCCAGCCCAGATAGCTGCTCTACATGGATCTTCACCATCCACAAGGCACAG GAAACACTGCAGggcctgagagagacagaggccagcAGACGACTGCAGACCAAACAGAGAGACCTACAGCTACAGGAACAAGCCACACCCCCTACAGAGCCCAAGATGACCATTGAGGAGTCAATAGATCAGCTTCCTGACCAATCAGAAGCACAAATCCCTTTTTCTTTGGAGGTGAAACCTGTTGAGGAACTTCTCATCCAATCAGTGAATGGGACATTGGTGTCCATAGCAACAGAGGCGGAACAACCAACTCAGGAACCAGTGCACTATAAAGATGCAATGTTGCCAGGACAACCACGCAagctcagtgacattcataaCCAATCATTTGCAGGCGGGGTAATGAAAAAGGGGCAAGGAGGTGGCAGGGTCATGGATGAGGTTATGATGTCAGAGGCAAGGGTGAGCGAGATCGGAGACATCAACCAATGGGAGGAGGGGATTGAGTCCAGGGGGATAAAAGAACGAAGGGTGACCTGGACCCATTCCAGACCGTCTAACTCTCTACCTCGAGTGGCAACAGAAACCTTTCAACCCAAACCCAACGGGCCGCACAACCTGTTGCTAGGCGGATATCCTAACATAGATCACGACATAGGCTACCCACGACACCAATCCAGCACTTTCCCACTTTCTCCATGCAGGGAAAACAATGAAAAGGTTTCTATCACTATTAGTCCAATGGAATCCCAAGGATTTCTCTCACAGGGAGGACGAGCCACATCCACACGGAGGAATTCTGCCCCCCAGTCAGTGGAGCAACAAGCCATGAGGAACTCGTGGCTTACCCAATCAGGAGAGGAGGCTTTAGTGGAATCACGGAGGTTTTCTCGGAAGCTGAATTCACCACGGTTACGCAGGAGAAGGCCAATAAACATTGAGCAGACTGCTGTCcctcagatgtcacaaagtggaTCTGACAGCTCTGGGATGGCCCAGTCTGAACCACACACAAACTCTTCCTCCAACTCTGATTCAGACTGCAACCAGAAACTCAGGGGTTCCTACCCACACAACTCAGGTTCCTCCGGACAGAGCTCTGACTCTCACCTGGTGCTCAAGCTGGGGTCCTTGAAGATGAACGGAGGGGTGTTCTGGGACATGCCTGCAGAGAGAGAGTCCTCCCCAGAGCCCTACGCTTTCTCTAGGCCAGAGCTGCCTAAAGACATCCCAGAAGAAAAAGAAAACACCCCAAAAAGCCCTAAGTTGAAGACCCAGAGGAGCACGTCCATACCAGATATCAGCTTCCAAGGAGGATATAATTATCTTCTGACCTCAGCCAAGCCCTCCAACGCGCGAATagcccactctccccctcctgGGTTGGATCCATACTTGCACCCCTCCCCCCTGGAGAGCATTTTGAACCGGGCCAAGGAGAgaagaaaggacagagggagaagagagggactgGGGAAATCTCCAACCTTCAGAACATGGGCTCTTCCTCCTTCTCCGTCTTTCTCCACCACTACGTCCCAGTCGCCCAGTgaaggggatagagagactgAGTGGGAAGAGGTGGAGCTGGTCAGACGGCTGGCCCCcagatggatagaggagagggtggaCGGAGATGAGGAGAAGAAGAGCAG CCCCGCCTTCCCTGATGGCACCAGCGTTGATTGGGCAGGCTGGTGCTTTGAAGCCGATGAGGTCCTGGATCAGCTGACCCCAGAGGATAGTTGCGTTGGGGTTGATGAGGAGTGGTGGGAAGCGGCTGAGGTGGGGCTCAGCCAAACTTTGACCTTGAGAGACTTCCAGCGAATCGGCACGCATGAGGACGGGACGATTAGTCAGGTGTAG
- the LOC139389465 gene encoding tumor necrosis factor receptor superfamily member 1A-like isoform X1 — MDVLRGKWKEKCFLNICALLVLCWSVDPSLSAPPPPDRTRELQCLEGSHYRTANGTCCRKCHEGFKLKEDCTKEGESQCEPCKDGRTYLERSNYAKNCLRCTRCDVDNEEEVSPCKKSRNTVCRCIEGFYKKRIDSVTRECLRCKTCGPGERETQPCTPESDTVCECKGFRNKKNNRNCLPCQNCRSADCQQECASGTDPTPKPTDSGWGVWSPYLLAAFGCVCVVLLVAMGIMGVLVVRRKPKGSSSFLSAEITSQGSEKSTRRLIQEASENVLNQSIPVCECEQELLSKLPDCVPKEIKISELIYSVLDQVPLRRVKELVRSLGVSDIVIERAENDHLRDTKEAQYQMLRVWAKGSAQGGGEVLARPLLYHLLDKLRDMDLGGTAEELETKYGDQ; from the exons ATGGACGTCTTGAGAGGGAAATGGAAGGAAAAATGCTTTCTGAACATTTGCGCTCTGCTCGTATTG TGCTGGTCAGTAGACCCCTCCCTCTCGGCACCACCACCTCCTGATAGGACCCGGGAGTTGCAATGCCTTGAGGGGAGTCATTACCGCACTGCTAACGGGACATGCTGTCGAAAGTGCCATGAAG GGTTTAAGTTGAAGGAGGACTGCACTAAAGAGGGTGAGAGCCAATGTGAACCCTGTAAAGATGGCAGGACATACCTAGAGAGGAGTAACTACGCCAAGAACTGCCTCCGTTGTACACGCTGTGATG TAGACAATGAGGAAGAGGTGTCGCCATGCAAGAAGAGTAGGAACACAGTGTGTCGCTGCATTGAAGGCTTCTACAAAAAGAGAATAGACTCAGTAACACGGGAGTGCCTCCGTTGCAAGACATgtggacctggagagagagaaacgcaACCAT GTACTCCAGAGAGCGATACAGTGTGTGAATGTAAGGGCTTCCGAAACAAGAAAAACAACAGGAACTGTCTTCCATGCCAAAA TTGTAGATCAGCTGACTGTCAGCAGGAGTGTGCTTCAGGCACAGATCCCACTCCCAAAC CTACAGACTCTGGATGGGGTGTTTGGTCTCCCTACCTGTTGGCTGCGTTCGGCTGTGTTTGTGTGGTGCTGCTGGTGGCGATGGGGATCATGGGCGTACTAGTGGTCCGACGGAAACCGAAGGGGTCAAGCTCCTTTCTCTCTGCTGAGATCACCTCTCAGGGCTCTGAGAAGTCTACTCGG AGGCTGATCCAAGAGGCCTCGGAGAACGTTCTCAACCAGAGTAtcccagtgtgtgagtgtgaacagGAGCTCCTCAGCAAGCTACCGGACTGTGTCCCCAAGGAGATcaaga tctctGAGTTGATCTATTCGGTGTTGGACCAAGTCCCTCTGCGTCGTGTGAAGGAGCTGGTGCGTTCGCTGGGTGTGAGTGACATAGTGATAGAGAGGGCTGAGAATGACCACCTCCGTGACACTAAGGAAGCCCAGTACCAGATGCTGAGGGTCTGGGCTAAGGGAAGTgctcagggagggggagaggtgctAGCACGCCCTCTACTGTACCACCTGCTGGATAAGCTGAGAGACATGGACCTGGGAGGGACTGCAGAGGAGCTGGAGACCAAGTATGGAGatcagtag
- the LOC139389481 gene encoding lymphocyte activation gene 3 protein-like: protein MWQFLLLLGTSVLVTGGRCQCLSEYTEMFAEAGSQAVLPCTCRSPSASAAVVLWSKDLEGTVWRKGKSGLEHWGIGAAQRVRCPHSEVGSGDYSLYMKEVREEDSGKYTCMVQDGEKNLSKRILLRVIKVSISPPAPVEGNKMTITCSVSPWPQEATVSWMLNEKRVYPDSADYVLSKNQASVLESKASAGMMGNWSCVVHKGRKQGKATTALTVRGIVNPSSASAKVYAEVGSAVTLPCVFSTGLTPSDTAWERLDISGSALPLPPSFNLTSLLSLPPWDRSVGVGQVGQGDGGRYRCSGTVEGRRVTKEMQLVTAQVLSNSPSTQKAPVSLTCHLSNASEVTEYEWVRVTYDLNGTQSESSVQKGRVLGINRVTDRNSGEWACRFHGKKGVLGSVTYHLHLMSGLMGDNETGSSSNVAMVAGLGFFLLVLLLVLVQMYRNYRRRKLILQYPALETIVHTIANEREDRERNRVKEDEISK, encoded by the exons ATGTGGCAGTTTCTCCTTCTTTTGGGAACATCAGTGTTAGTGACAG GGGGTCGGtgtcagtgtctgtctgagtATACTGAGATGTTCGCAGAGGCAGGGTCCCAGGCAGTGTTACCCTGCACTTGTCGCTCTCCCTCCGCCTCTGCAGCCGTCGTCCTCTGGAGCAAGGACCTTGAGGG gaCAGTATGGAGAAAGGGAAAGAGtggactggagcactggggaatAGGAGCTGCCCAGCGTGTTCGATGCCCCCATTCAGAGGTTGGATCTGGTGACTACAGCCTGTACATgaaggaggtgagggaggaggacagcGGGAAGTACACCTGCATGGTGCAGGACGGCGAGAAAAACCTCTCTAAGAGGATCCTCCTCAgggtcatcaaag TATCCATCTCCCCACCTGCTCCAGTGGAGGGCAACAAAATGACGATCACTTGCAGTGTCTCTCCATGGCCACAGGAGGCAACAGTGAGCTGGATGCTCAACGAGAAGCGAGTTTACCCTGACAGTGCAGATTACGTCCTTTCAAAGAACCAGGCGAGTGTTTTGGAGAGCAAGGCATCTGCAGGCATGATGGGTAACTGGAGCTGTGTAGTGCATAAAGGGAGGAAACAAGGGAAGGCCACCACGGCCCTGACAGTGAGAG GTATCGTTAACCCCTCCAGTGCCAGTGCCAAGGTGTATGCTGAGGTGGGGTCTGCTGTCACCCTCCCCTGTGTGTTCTCCACTGGACTCACCCCATCAGACACAGCCTGGGAGAGACTGGACATCTCTGGCTCtgctctcccactccctccctccttcaacCTGACCTCCctgctatccctccctccctgggaCAGGTCTGTGGGTGTGGGGCAAGTGGGGCAGGGCGACGGGGGCAGGTACAGGTGCTCAGGGACAGTGGAGGGGCGCCGCGTGACCAAGGAGATGCAGTTGGTGACTGCCCAAG TGCTCAGCAACTCACCATCTACCCAGAAGGCCCCAGTCTCACTGACCTGTCACCTCAGCAACGCCAGCGAGGTCACTGAATACGAGTGGGTCCGAGTGACCTATGACCTCAATGGCACCCAATCAGAGAGCTCCGTCCAGAAAGGGAGGGTCCTGGGGATcaacagagtgacagacaggaaCTCTGGCGAATGGGCTTGTCGATTCCACGGGAAAAAAGGAGTTCTAGGGAGCGTGACATACCACCTACATCTGATGA GTGGTCTGATGGGAGATAATGAGACAGGTTCTTCCAGTAATGTTGCCATGGTAGCCGGCCTGGGTTTCTTCCTCTTGGTGCTGCTGTTGGTCTTGGTGCAGATGTACAGGAACTATCGGAGG CGCAAGCTGATCCTGCAGTACCCTGCCCTGGAGACCATTGTTCACACCATTGCtaatgagagagaggacagagagaggaacagagtgaAAGAAGATGAGATCTCCAAATAG
- the LOC139389465 gene encoding tumor necrosis factor receptor superfamily member 1A-like isoform X2: protein MDVLRGKWKEKCFLNICALLVLCWSVDPSLSAPPPPDRTRELQCLEGSHYRTANGTCCRKCHEGFKLKEDCTKEGESQCEPCKDGRTYLERSNYAKNCLRCTRCDDNEEEVSPCKKSRNTVCRCIEGFYKKRIDSVTRECLRCKTCGPGERETQPCTPESDTVCECKGFRNKKNNRNCLPCQNCRSADCQQECASGTDPTPKPTDSGWGVWSPYLLAAFGCVCVVLLVAMGIMGVLVVRRKPKGSSSFLSAEITSQGSEKSTRRLIQEASENVLNQSIPVCECEQELLSKLPDCVPKEIKISELIYSVLDQVPLRRVKELVRSLGVSDIVIERAENDHLRDTKEAQYQMLRVWAKGSAQGGGEVLARPLLYHLLDKLRDMDLGGTAEELETKYGDQ, encoded by the exons ATGGACGTCTTGAGAGGGAAATGGAAGGAAAAATGCTTTCTGAACATTTGCGCTCTGCTCGTATTG TGCTGGTCAGTAGACCCCTCCCTCTCGGCACCACCACCTCCTGATAGGACCCGGGAGTTGCAATGCCTTGAGGGGAGTCATTACCGCACTGCTAACGGGACATGCTGTCGAAAGTGCCATGAAG GGTTTAAGTTGAAGGAGGACTGCACTAAAGAGGGTGAGAGCCAATGTGAACCCTGTAAAGATGGCAGGACATACCTAGAGAGGAGTAACTACGCCAAGAACTGCCTCCGTTGTACACGCTGTGATG ACAATGAGGAAGAGGTGTCGCCATGCAAGAAGAGTAGGAACACAGTGTGTCGCTGCATTGAAGGCTTCTACAAAAAGAGAATAGACTCAGTAACACGGGAGTGCCTCCGTTGCAAGACATgtggacctggagagagagaaacgcaACCAT GTACTCCAGAGAGCGATACAGTGTGTGAATGTAAGGGCTTCCGAAACAAGAAAAACAACAGGAACTGTCTTCCATGCCAAAA TTGTAGATCAGCTGACTGTCAGCAGGAGTGTGCTTCAGGCACAGATCCCACTCCCAAAC CTACAGACTCTGGATGGGGTGTTTGGTCTCCCTACCTGTTGGCTGCGTTCGGCTGTGTTTGTGTGGTGCTGCTGGTGGCGATGGGGATCATGGGCGTACTAGTGGTCCGACGGAAACCGAAGGGGTCAAGCTCCTTTCTCTCTGCTGAGATCACCTCTCAGGGCTCTGAGAAGTCTACTCGG AGGCTGATCCAAGAGGCCTCGGAGAACGTTCTCAACCAGAGTAtcccagtgtgtgagtgtgaacagGAGCTCCTCAGCAAGCTACCGGACTGTGTCCCCAAGGAGATcaaga tctctGAGTTGATCTATTCGGTGTTGGACCAAGTCCCTCTGCGTCGTGTGAAGGAGCTGGTGCGTTCGCTGGGTGTGAGTGACATAGTGATAGAGAGGGCTGAGAATGACCACCTCCGTGACACTAAGGAAGCCCAGTACCAGATGCTGAGGGTCTGGGCTAAGGGAAGTgctcagggagggggagaggtgctAGCACGCCCTCTACTGTACCACCTGCTGGATAAGCTGAGAGACATGGACCTGGGAGGGACTGCAGAGGAGCTGGAGACCAAGTATGGAGatcagtag